From the Candidatus Bathyarchaeota archaeon genome, one window contains:
- a CDS encoding ferritin-like domain-containing protein — protein MASKSLVELLNDALARELQVSIQYMWQYVQVTGVEGAVVKGIFRETAFAEMRHAEKIAQRLDFLDSVPTTEPQPVFVGGSLLEMLSQDQHDEETAIETYKRGINLARKEGDYATAHLLEEILSEEEKHIDTFGKLLVGKTDPFTQPDNPT, from the coding sequence ATGGCGTCTAAAAGTTTGGTTGAATTGTTAAATGATGCGTTAGCGCGTGAACTTCAAGTTTCGATTCAGTACATGTGGCAGTATGTGCAGGTAACTGGCGTGGAAGGTGCTGTGGTTAAGGGTATTTTTAGGGAAACGGCGTTTGCTGAGATGCGACATGCAGAAAAAATTGCGCAGCGCCTAGACTTTTTAGACAGCGTCCCCACAACAGAGCCCCAACCCGTTTTCGTCGGCGGCAGCCTACTTGAAATGCTAAGCCAAGACCAACACGACGAAGAAACAGCCATAGAAACCTACAAACGCGGCATAAACCTCGCCCGAAAAGAAGGCGACTACGCAACCGCCCACCTACTCGAAGAAATCCTAAGCGAAGAAGAAAAACACATAGACACCTTTGGAAAACTCTTAGTAGGCAAAACCGACCCCTTCACACAACCAGACAACCCAACATAA